From Desulfolucanica intricata, the proteins below share one genomic window:
- a CDS encoding S1C family serine protease, with protein sequence MKSRKYSIITLISLVFITGLFGVLLGGGLFGFGFPQSFTQKIIPGIPENKDRSDTANIGINVPMSDVAEQLIPTVVGISTVTITEDLFYEQNVSQGVGSGVIVSPDGYILTNDHVVGDASKITAILANGEKMKARRLWSDPSLDLAVIKVNAKDFPYARLGDSDSLRVGDPALAIGNPLGLRFQRTVTAGIISALNRVIAVPGEDNEEKIMENLIQTDASINPGNSGGPLVNARAEVIGINTAKIEGAEGINFSIPINIAKPILKSITKDGKFVKPGLGIAIIDKEMAEFYNGNLNIDHGLLITDVAGDSPADRAGLRPNDIITRINTRVIDSTLELKEALYSYTVGETVTVTFIRNGKTHRTDVTLREID encoded by the coding sequence ATGAAGAGTAGAAAATACTCCATAATAACCCTAATTTCACTGGTTTTTATTACCGGTCTGTTTGGAGTACTGCTTGGCGGCGGGTTGTTTGGCTTTGGATTTCCCCAATCCTTCACCCAGAAAATAATCCCGGGAATCCCGGAAAACAAGGATCGTTCAGATACTGCTAATATTGGTATTAATGTACCTATGTCTGATGTGGCTGAGCAGCTAATTCCTACAGTTGTAGGAATTAGTACAGTAACAATAACTGAAGATTTATTTTATGAGCAAAATGTAAGCCAGGGAGTTGGTTCGGGTGTTATTGTAAGCCCTGACGGCTATATTCTTACCAATGACCATGTAGTTGGCGATGCCAGTAAAATAACGGCAATTTTAGCCAACGGGGAAAAGATGAAAGCCCGGCGTTTGTGGAGTGATCCCAGTCTGGATCTTGCTGTGATAAAAGTTAATGCCAAAGATTTTCCCTATGCCCGCCTTGGAGACTCAGATTCTTTACGCGTGGGAGATCCGGCTCTAGCTATTGGTAATCCCCTGGGATTACGCTTTCAACGAACGGTAACAGCCGGTATAATCAGTGCATTAAACCGGGTTATAGCAGTACCGGGTGAAGATAATGAGGAAAAAATTATGGAGAATTTAATTCAAACAGATGCTTCTATTAACCCGGGAAACAGCGGCGGCCCGCTGGTCAATGCGCGGGCCGAGGTAATTGGAATCAATACTGCTAAAATAGAAGGAGCTGAAGGAATTAATTTCAGTATCCCAATCAATATCGCTAAGCCAATATTAAAAAGTATTACCAAAGATGGTAAATTCGTTAAACCCGGGCTTGGTATTGCTATAATTGATAAAGAAATGGCGGAATTCTACAATGGTAATTTAAACATCGACCATGGTTTGTTAATCACCGACGTTGCCGGTGACAGCCCGGCTGACCGGGCGGGTCTCAGGCCTAACGATATAATCACCCGAATCAATACCAGAGTAATCGACAGCACTTTAGAACTTAAAGAAGCCTTATATTCATATACTGTAGGTGAAACCGTAACCGTTACCTTTATCCGAAACGGTAAAACCCATAGAACTGATGTAACATTAAGAGAAATAGACTAA
- a CDS encoding Maf family protein, producing MPQIILASASPRRKELLEQLKLSFEIKVCPVDERIPKGVKPTEYVEYLAERKAQAVAIECSRGIIIGADTIVVKDNRILGKPDSPAQAVEMLNFLSNSIHEVLTGVAVIDAATGQKSIFSERTEVTFKDLSKEDIEGYVRTGEPLDKAGAYAIQGLGSVLVKGIKGCYFNVVGLPVSGLAEVLKNFNVRIFKN from the coding sequence ATGCCGCAAATAATACTTGCTTCAGCCTCCCCGCGTCGGAAAGAACTTTTAGAGCAGCTTAAACTTTCTTTTGAGATAAAGGTTTGTCCGGTAGATGAACGTATCCCAAAGGGGGTAAAGCCCACCGAGTATGTGGAATATTTGGCCGAGCGTAAAGCACAAGCTGTGGCAATAGAATGCAGCCGGGGAATTATTATCGGGGCAGATACCATTGTAGTAAAAGATAACCGTATTTTGGGTAAGCCGGACAGTCCGGCTCAGGCTGTGGAAATGTTGAATTTTCTTTCTAACAGTATCCATGAGGTTTTAACCGGGGTGGCGGTGATTGATGCCGCTACCGGTCAAAAAAGTATATTTAGTGAGCGGACTGAAGTAACCTTTAAAGATTTATCAAAAGAAGATATTGAAGGCTACGTGCGCACAGGAGAACCTTTAGATAAGGCCGGTGCTTATGCAATCCAGGGCCTTGGTTCAGTTTTGGTTAAAGGTATTAAGGGCTGTTATTTTAATGTGGTAGGACTCCCGGTTTCCGGATTAGCAGAAGTTTTAAAAAATTTTAATGTAAGGATCTTCAAGAATTAA
- the mreC gene encoding rod shape-determining protein MreC — protein MHRLVSARNLFFVLVLVGVAVFAMHITAPDRSQLTPLETRVKDTLAPVQEKLVFAGKWVRTWVSFPFEMVHLARENKELKESVDRLNGQIRQMREYELENQRLKELLDYQTNNNLQGHTVVASVIGRDPGNWFGTITLNKGLKDRVRVGSSVLVASGLVGRVAAVSNNTAEVILITDPRSGVGCILQKSRTPGILEGVVSGSNLVRMIHIPVAQEVKVGEVVITSGIGSLFPKGIPIGRVENISKEPSGLFKTAVVKPYVDLTRLEEVLILTGNWEPPDSTPGE, from the coding sequence TTGCACCGGTTGGTGTCTGCCAGGAACTTGTTCTTTGTATTAGTTCTGGTTGGGGTTGCCGTTTTTGCCATGCATATAACTGCTCCGGACCGTAGCCAACTTACTCCGCTTGAGACAAGGGTAAAGGATACTCTGGCACCTGTGCAAGAAAAGCTTGTTTTTGCAGGTAAGTGGGTGCGTACCTGGGTGTCCTTTCCTTTTGAAATGGTACATTTGGCCCGGGAAAACAAAGAACTAAAAGAGAGTGTTGACCGGTTAAACGGGCAGATTCGGCAAATGAGGGAATATGAACTGGAAAATCAGAGACTGAAAGAGCTTCTTGATTATCAAACAAATAACAATCTGCAGGGGCATACTGTCGTGGCTTCAGTTATTGGACGGGATCCGGGTAATTGGTTTGGCACGATTACCTTAAATAAAGGTCTTAAAGATCGAGTTAGGGTAGGAAGTTCCGTACTGGTTGCCAGTGGATTGGTGGGGCGGGTAGCAGCAGTTTCTAACAATACAGCAGAAGTAATTTTAATTACTGATCCCCGCAGTGGGGTAGGGTGTATTTTACAGAAGAGTCGTACACCCGGGATTTTGGAAGGTGTTGTCAGTGGGTCAAACTTGGTGAGAATGATTCATATACCTGTGGCCCAGGAGGTTAAGGTTGGCGAGGTGGTTATTACCTCAGGAATTGGCAGCTTATTTCCTAAAGGAATTCCTATTGGAAGGGTTGAAAATATTTCTAAAGAACCTTCGGGTTTATTTAAAACAGCGGTAGTAAAACCTTATGTGGACTTAACCCGTTTGGAGGAAGTATTGATTTTAACCGGTAATTGGGAGCCTCCTGACTCAACTCCCGGTGAGTGA
- the rodA gene encoding rod shape-determining protein RodA translates to MGYKRLIKKLDYTLIITVILVLIFSLIIISSATHVTSTSGEQGDPYGYVTKQLIWIIMGIAVAIPIILVHYEVYLKYTRFLYIFNLIMLVSVLILGYTAMGAQRWIAIGPFIFQPSEFSKIIIIITFAAFLTEREGRLKRFRDLIPCFLFIGVPMLLTLIQPDLGTSLVFMAIMFGMLLAAGARPALILSIVGGGIVLISVWLWAHFNLGLWIPLEEYQLTRLTIFVDPWKDWQGAGYHMIQSQIAIGSGGLLGRGLFNGSQSQLNFLPIQHTDFIFSVVGEELGFIGAAGLLLMFFIIVYRGLRIASEAKDTFGTLLAVGIVSKLTFHILVNVGMTAGIMPVTGVPLPLFSYGGSSMLTNLMALAILLNVYVHRQKLMF, encoded by the coding sequence TTGGGTTATAAGAGATTAATAAAAAAGCTGGACTACACCTTAATTATCACTGTCATCCTCGTGCTTATATTTAGTTTAATTATTATTAGCAGTGCGACCCATGTTACCTCTACCTCGGGGGAGCAAGGAGATCCCTATGGTTATGTAACCAAACAGCTTATCTGGATAATCATGGGTATTGCTGTAGCAATACCTATTATTTTGGTTCACTATGAAGTTTATTTAAAATATACCAGGTTTTTATATATTTTTAATCTTATAATGCTGGTCTCAGTGTTGATTCTTGGATATACAGCTATGGGAGCTCAGCGCTGGATTGCAATAGGACCGTTTATATTTCAGCCCTCAGAGTTTTCCAAAATCATTATTATTATCACCTTTGCTGCCTTTCTTACCGAAAGAGAGGGCAGGTTAAAAAGATTTAGAGATTTAATCCCCTGTTTTCTTTTTATCGGAGTCCCAATGCTGTTAACTTTAATACAGCCGGACTTGGGTACTTCACTGGTGTTTATGGCTATTATGTTTGGAATGTTATTGGCAGCCGGTGCCCGTCCTGCCCTTATTCTGAGTATTGTTGGCGGCGGTATTGTTTTAATCTCTGTTTGGTTATGGGCACACTTTAATTTGGGGCTGTGGATCCCCCTGGAAGAATACCAGCTGACCCGCCTGACTATTTTTGTTGATCCATGGAAAGACTGGCAGGGTGCCGGTTATCATATGATCCAGTCACAAATTGCGATAGGTTCCGGCGGCCTTTTGGGTAGAGGCCTTTTCAACGGCAGTCAAAGTCAACTAAATTTCCTACCCATTCAGCACACAGATTTTATTTTCTCGGTGGTAGGTGAGGAACTTGGTTTTATCGGTGCAGCAGGCTTGCTTTTGATGTTCTTTATTATAGTATATCGTGGACTGCGCATAGCTTCTGAGGCTAAGGATACATTTGGTACCCTTCTGGCTGTAGGTATTGTTTCCAAGTTAACCTTTCATATTCTGGTAAACGTGGGTATGACTGCCGGGATAATGCCTGTAACAGGTGTTCCCTTACCTTTATTTAGCTACGGGGGGAGTTCCATGCTGACTAACCTTATGGCATTGGCTATTTTATTGAATGTATATGTTCACCGCCAGAAGTTGATGTTTTAG
- a CDS encoding rod shape-determining protein, translating into MRIGLFSKDMGIDLGTANSLVYVKGRGIVLREPSVVAIQRNTGQVLAVGEEAKRMIGRTPGNIVAIRPMKDGVIADFDTTQSMIKYFINKALRNRTFLIRPRVVVSVPSGVTAVEERAVREAALQAGAREAYLIEEPMAAAIGAGLPVHEPTGNMIVDIGGGTTEVAVISLGGIVTSKSIRVAGDEMDDAITQHVKKQYNLMIGERTAEQIKIEIGTAYPMKEIQTEEVRGRDLLTGLPKTVAITSEEIYKALSDPVASINEAIKTTLEQTPPELAADIMDKGIVMAGGGSLLRGLDHLVSEQTGMPVHMADDPLLSVAYGSGRVLENINILRKVLVQPKKLA; encoded by the coding sequence ATGCGAATTGGTCTGTTTTCTAAGGATATGGGGATAGATTTAGGTACTGCCAACTCACTGGTATATGTTAAAGGCAGGGGTATTGTCTTACGTGAACCGTCAGTAGTGGCAATTCAGCGGAATACCGGGCAAGTATTGGCGGTTGGTGAAGAGGCAAAACGAATGATTGGGCGAACCCCGGGCAATATTGTGGCAATCAGGCCTATGAAAGACGGGGTAATTGCTGATTTTGACACTACTCAGAGTATGATTAAATATTTTATTAACAAGGCACTGCGCAACCGTACTTTTTTGATAAGACCAAGAGTTGTAGTATCGGTTCCCTCGGGAGTTACTGCAGTTGAGGAGCGGGCCGTGCGTGAAGCTGCTTTACAAGCCGGAGCACGGGAAGCTTATTTAATCGAAGAACCGATGGCGGCAGCTATCGGTGCCGGTCTTCCGGTTCATGAACCAACCGGGAATATGATTGTAGATATTGGTGGCGGAACCACCGAGGTAGCAGTAATATCCCTGGGAGGAATTGTAACCAGTAAATCAATCCGTGTTGCAGGAGATGAAATGGATGATGCTATTACTCAGCATGTTAAAAAGCAGTATAATCTAATGATCGGTGAGCGTACAGCTGAGCAAATAAAAATTGAAATTGGTACTGCTTATCCGATGAAAGAAATACAAACTGAGGAAGTAAGAGGTAGGGATTTACTGACAGGGCTTCCAAAAACAGTTGCTATTACTTCTGAGGAAATATATAAAGCTTTGTCTGATCCGGTAGCCAGCATCAATGAGGCAATTAAGACGACCTTGGAGCAGACTCCTCCTGAATTAGCTGCAGATATTATGGATAAGGGCATTGTTATGGCCGGTGGAGGGTCGCTGCTTAGGGGACTGGATCATTTGGTCAGTGAACAAACCGGCATGCCGGTGCACATGGCGGACGATCCGCTATTGTCTGTGGCTTACGGTTCAGGAAGGGTTCTGGAAAATATTAATATTTTACGTAAAGTATTGGTCCAACCTAAAAAGTTAGCTTAA
- the radC gene encoding RadC family protein has translation MPIDLRPRERLLKDGVESLSDMELMAILLRTGTASVSAIELAAMLLSQFKGLRSILDATVEELSTVKGVGLAKAAQVKAALELGRRLASRPAEEKPCIKSPEDAAGLVMEDMRYLDREYFRALLLNTKNHVLGLETISIGTLNSSSVHPRELFRNAIKRSAAALILVHNHPSGDPTPSREDLAVTKRLEETGKIIGIEVLDHIIIGDNKFVSLKAKGLF, from the coding sequence ATGCCTATAGATTTACGTCCCCGGGAAAGACTGCTTAAAGACGGGGTAGAGAGTTTGTCTGATATGGAATTAATGGCTATTTTACTTAGAACGGGAACCGCATCTGTTTCAGCGATAGAACTTGCAGCTATGCTCTTGAGTCAATTTAAAGGATTAAGATCTATACTGGATGCTACTGTTGAAGAATTAAGTACAGTCAAAGGAGTGGGTTTAGCCAAAGCCGCCCAGGTTAAAGCTGCTTTAGAATTGGGAAGGCGCCTTGCTTCAAGACCTGCTGAGGAAAAGCCTTGCATTAAAAGTCCGGAGGATGCTGCAGGACTGGTAATGGAGGATATGCGTTACTTAGATCGTGAGTACTTCAGGGCACTGCTGTTAAATACCAAAAATCATGTTCTAGGTTTGGAAACTATCTCTATTGGTACCTTAAATTCTTCCAGTGTACATCCGCGTGAACTTTTTAGAAACGCGATTAAGAGGAGTGCGGCTGCCCTTATTTTAGTACATAACCATCCGAGCGGAGATCCTACCCCAAGCCGGGAAGACCTTGCAGTTACTAAAAGACTTGAGGAAACCGGAAAAATTATAGGTATAGAAGTCTTAGATCATATTATAATCGGTGATAATAAGTTTGTAAGTTTAAAGGCTAAAGGCCTTTTTTAA
- a CDS encoding penicillin-binding protein 2, which yields MERKLLQKNIRILFFLVAAVFLILTIRIAYLQLVETDKFQTLASENRIRINPIAAPRGEIFDRNNKRLVGNRPVYTVSIVYLGLENIDEVVGRLAKILEINPKEIQQKIDAQKLRLYEPVQVATNVSPETVTKIEERRLELPGVVIDVVPVRDYPFGSSLVHVLGYVREINNTQLQAKQDEGYVLGDMYGQAGLENEYEEYLRGEKGARQVEVDNMARPVRDLGIKSPVSGNSLVLSIDSKLQQAAERGLAKAIENAQKQGFSDAKAGALVMEDVRTGEILAMASYPAYDPGKFSEDLTVAEYNAIFNSPEKPSINRALGLYPPGSTFKMVVGAAAMESGTVNEGTSIYCSGRFKNRSDWKPSGHGRVDLKKAIEQSCNLYFWQMGIAVGAREIGKYAEEFGLGQKTGIDLPGEYSGVVPTPEYKYNKWKNILDNKYGPELEEINEKYDRLIAQAYSEFQKNQLREQKEKEIQAWQEKYNSDRYAWELKWHEYDTLDMSIGQGDNQYSPLQLVNYVAAIANGGTLYQPYLVKKIINPQGKTIKEFKPKVKNKVKVSDKNLQIIREGMHMVTLPPSGTAAGIFAGFPVSVAAKTGTAEVYGRDNHALFVAFAPADKPEVAVASVIEYGGHGGSTAGPPAREVLEAYFNIEDGKQVEVPLSPE from the coding sequence ATGGAGCGGAAATTGCTGCAAAAAAACATTAGAATTCTCTTTTTTTTAGTGGCCGCGGTATTTTTGATCCTTACCATTCGCATTGCTTATCTGCAGCTGGTAGAGACAGATAAGTTTCAGACACTGGCCAGTGAAAACCGTATTCGTATAAATCCTATTGCCGCCCCCAGGGGAGAAATTTTTGATCGTAATAATAAACGACTGGTGGGAAACCGTCCGGTTTATACTGTTTCCATAGTTTATCTAGGGCTTGAAAATATCGATGAAGTAGTAGGCCGGTTAGCTAAGATTCTTGAAATAAATCCTAAGGAGATTCAACAAAAAATTGATGCTCAAAAGCTTCGCCTTTATGAACCGGTCCAGGTGGCTACAAACGTATCGCCCGAAACAGTAACCAAAATTGAGGAAAGACGTCTGGAACTGCCCGGTGTAGTAATTGATGTTGTTCCGGTGCGGGATTACCCCTTCGGCAGTTCTCTGGTTCATGTTCTTGGGTATGTGCGGGAGATTAATAATACGCAGCTTCAGGCTAAACAAGACGAAGGTTATGTGCTTGGAGATATGTACGGACAGGCCGGACTGGAAAACGAATATGAGGAATATTTACGGGGGGAAAAAGGTGCCCGGCAGGTAGAGGTAGATAATATGGCCCGTCCGGTGCGGGATTTAGGTATTAAGTCGCCTGTATCCGGAAACAGTCTTGTTCTGTCTATTGACTCCAAGCTTCAGCAGGCTGCTGAGAGGGGATTAGCCAAAGCTATCGAAAACGCTCAAAAGCAAGGTTTTTCGGATGCTAAAGCAGGTGCATTGGTTATGGAGGACGTGCGCACAGGGGAAATCCTGGCCATGGCCAGTTACCCTGCCTATGACCCGGGGAAGTTTTCCGAAGACCTTACCGTTGCGGAGTATAATGCTATATTCAATTCGCCGGAAAAACCTTCTATTAATCGTGCTTTGGGTTTATACCCGCCCGGTTCCACCTTTAAAATGGTGGTGGGTGCTGCTGCAATGGAAAGCGGAACAGTTAATGAAGGAACTTCAATCTATTGTTCAGGGCGCTTTAAAAACAGATCTGACTGGAAACCTTCCGGTCACGGTCGGGTTGACCTGAAAAAAGCTATTGAGCAATCCTGCAACTTATATTTTTGGCAAATGGGTATTGCAGTCGGAGCACGGGAAATCGGTAAATATGCCGAGGAATTTGGTTTAGGTCAAAAAACCGGTATCGATCTACCCGGGGAATATTCCGGCGTGGTTCCTACACCTGAGTATAAATATAATAAATGGAAGAATATTTTAGATAATAAGTACGGGCCGGAATTGGAAGAAATAAATGAAAAATATGATCGATTAATTGCCCAGGCTTATAGTGAGTTCCAGAAAAATCAACTGCGTGAACAAAAAGAAAAAGAAATTCAGGCCTGGCAAGAAAAATATAATTCTGATCGTTATGCCTGGGAACTTAAATGGCACGAATACGATACACTGGATATGTCTATCGGGCAGGGTGATAATCAGTATTCTCCGCTCCAACTGGTCAATTATGTAGCCGCTATTGCTAATGGCGGAACACTTTATCAACCCTATCTGGTTAAAAAAATTATTAATCCTCAAGGCAAAACAATCAAAGAATTTAAGCCAAAGGTAAAGAATAAGGTAAAGGTTTCTGATAAGAATTTACAGATAATAAGAGAAGGTATGCATATGGTTACTTTGCCGCCCAGTGGTACTGCGGCTGGTATTTTTGCCGGTTTTCCTGTTTCAGTAGCTGCTAAAACCGGAACAGCCGAAGTTTACGGTAGAGATAACCACGCACTTTTTGTTGCTTTTGCACCCGCTGATAAGCCGGAGGTAGCTGTTGCTTCCGTAATAGAATACGGTGGACACGGTGGCTCGACCGCCGGTCCCCCGGCCAGGGAAGTGCTGGAGGCTTACTTCAATATCGAAGACGGAAAGCAGGTAGAGGTACCGTTAAGTCCGGAGTAA
- the minE gene encoding cell division topological specificity factor MinE, translating to MFEFLSKVFGRDNSSKNVAKERLRLVLVHDRASVSPQLIHTLKGELIGVISKYMEIDENALEINLDSNDSSVALVANIPVKSMKRTADNAT from the coding sequence TTGTTTGAGTTTTTAAGCAAGGTTTTTGGTAGGGATAACAGTTCTAAAAACGTGGCTAAAGAAAGATTGCGCCTGGTATTGGTGCATGACCGTGCAAGTGTATCACCTCAATTAATTCACACACTAAAAGGTGAATTAATTGGTGTCATATCTAAATATATGGAGATAGATGAGAATGCTCTGGAAATAAATTTAGACAGTAATGACAGTTCTGTGGCCTTAGTAGCAAATATCCCGGTTAAGAGTATGAAAAGAACAGCTGATAATGCAACTTAA
- the minD gene encoding septum site-determining protein MinD, whose product MGEVIVVTSGKGGVGKTTTTANIGTGLAAAGHKVVLVDADIGLRNLDVVLGLENRIVYDLVDVTSGNCRLRQALIKDKRNEGLHLLPAAQTKDKTAVNPEQMRKLCAELVQEFDYVLVDCPAGIEQGFKNAIAGADKALVVTTPEVSAVRDADRIIGLLEAAELHEPKLIVNRIRPRMVKQGDMMSIEDMIDILAIDLIGVIPEDEMIVVTTNRGETVVQDSRTQAGQAYRNIVRRLKGESVPFMNLDDEGGFMKKLKKIIGLK is encoded by the coding sequence ATGGGTGAAGTAATTGTAGTTACCTCTGGCAAGGGGGGAGTAGGTAAGACAACTACTACTGCAAATATAGGTACCGGTTTGGCGGCAGCGGGGCATAAGGTAGTATTGGTGGACGCTGATATTGGACTTCGAAATTTAGATGTTGTTTTAGGTCTGGAAAATCGCATAGTATACGATCTGGTGGATGTAACCAGTGGAAATTGCCGGTTGCGCCAGGCTTTAATTAAGGATAAACGTAACGAGGGCCTGCATCTTTTACCTGCGGCTCAGACTAAAGACAAGACTGCTGTGAATCCCGAACAGATGCGAAAGCTTTGTGCGGAGTTGGTTCAAGAGTTTGATTATGTATTGGTGGACTGCCCGGCCGGAATTGAGCAAGGTTTTAAAAATGCGATAGCCGGTGCAGATAAGGCTCTGGTTGTAACCACACCGGAGGTTTCAGCAGTGCGGGATGCCGATCGTATTATCGGTCTTTTGGAAGCGGCAGAACTTCATGAACCCAAATTAATCGTTAACCGGATTAGACCCAGAATGGTTAAGCAGGGTGATATGATGAGTATAGAAGATATGATTGATATATTAGCAATAGATCTTATTGGAGTAATTCCGGAAGATGAAATGATTGTAGTGACCACTAATCGTGGGGAAACCGTAGTACAAGACAGCCGTACCCAGGCCGGACAAGCCTACCGTAACATTGTACGCCGTCTCAAAGGGGAATCAGTACCCTTTATGAACCTGGATGATGAGGGTGGCTTTATGAAGAAGCTAAAGAAAATAATAGGCTTGAAGTAA
- the minC gene encoding septum site-determining protein MinC: MAAEECSKNTLDGLSVVRELLPQGIEDLVEDNTILVQRTLRSGQSVYHDGNIVLLGDVNPGSELVATGNIIVLGALRGVVHAGAAGDEKAIIIAFKLQPTQLRIADHITRAPDGEDFSSEQPEVARIKGGIVTIEAFQNSGERQRKGS; encoded by the coding sequence ATGGCTGCCGAAGAATGTAGTAAAAATACATTGGATGGTTTATCCGTGGTTAGGGAACTGCTTCCGCAAGGTATCGAAGACTTGGTGGAAGATAACACTATCCTGGTTCAGCGAACTTTGAGATCTGGCCAGAGTGTTTACCATGATGGAAATATAGTGCTGTTAGGAGATGTAAATCCCGGCTCAGAGTTGGTTGCTACAGGAAATATTATTGTTTTAGGAGCTTTACGGGGGGTAGTTCACGCCGGGGCAGCAGGGGATGAAAAGGCTATAATAATTGCTTTTAAGCTGCAGCCAACACAGCTGCGTATAGCTGACCATATAACCCGTGCTCCGGATGGTGAGGATTTCAGCTCTGAACAGCCAGAGGTTGCAAGGATAAAGGGAGGAATCGTCACAATTGAGGCTTTCCAGAACAGTGGTGAACGTCAAAGGAAGGGCAGTTAA
- the mreD gene encoding rod shape-determining protein MreD, with translation MRVFLILIILGVVILLQVTVLDLFQVAGVKPDLVLLLVIFNAFLRGSKEGAFLGFLGGLWQDILTGNYIGFNALAKMGAGYFVGLAESKLFKDSIVIVIGITLVATLASQLLYYLLLLILGIVVPPFWAFVRIIIPVALYNALLVPLFYKPFYRANIRGLLYEREI, from the coding sequence TTGAGAGTCTTTTTAATTTTAATTATATTAGGAGTAGTTATACTCCTTCAGGTAACAGTACTGGATCTTTTTCAAGTGGCAGGTGTAAAGCCCGACCTGGTATTACTTTTGGTAATCTTTAATGCCTTCCTCCGGGGGTCCAAGGAGGGGGCTTTTTTAGGTTTTTTAGGAGGTTTATGGCAGGATATTCTAACAGGTAACTATATTGGCTTTAATGCTCTGGCAAAAATGGGGGCCGGTTATTTTGTCGGTTTGGCGGAATCCAAGCTTTTTAAAGACAGTATAGTAATTGTTATCGGTATTACTCTGGTTGCTACTCTGGCCAGCCAGCTGTTATATTATTTGCTGCTTTTGATATTAGGTATTGTGGTGCCGCCTTTCTGGGCTTTTGTCAGGATTATTATACCGGTAGCCCTCTATAATGCTTTACTGGTACCTTTGTTCTATAAGCCTTTCTATCGTGCCAATATTAGAGGTTTGTTATACGAACGGGAAATATAA
- a CDS encoding DUF4321 domain-containing protein, with translation MSKINRGGGREPWTLFFLMLVGGIAGSAVGSMLTPRFPWLKSATAVGFPPTTLDLNFLHITFGASLTIGPVTILGLVLAYLIYQRT, from the coding sequence ATGTCCAAGATTAACCGGGGTGGTGGTAGAGAACCCTGGACTTTATTCTTTTTAATGCTCGTTGGAGGTATAGCCGGAAGCGCCGTAGGGTCGATGCTGACTCCGAGGTTTCCCTGGCTAAAATCCGCTACCGCAGTGGGTTTTCCGCCTACAACACTGGATCTTAATTTTCTGCACATTACCTTTGGGGCTTCTTTAACCATCGGTCCGGTGACTATTTTAGGCTTAGTTTTAGCTTATCTGATATATCAAAGGACCTAG
- a CDS encoding M23 family metallopeptidase, with product MKFRGLKFNIPIKRKKPPIYSSGEDWLDYTNYLPPPGRGFAGKKKSRRKIFNKAVLAGIILLGLVALRESPGPLGETVKNNLRYVLTTEWNYEPVVQRVVQFGLQLANVDTPQIINTPTAPVFAPKTMDEGLPLPVSGKVVNRFGWVKDDLDGMERYHAGIDIAAAENAPVIAVKTGTVKKIGEDPKLGPYVLLDHGNGCLTMYAQLQNIAVKEKEKVRAGQKIGEVGTVGDVDGSGLHFEIRENEKLVDPLNKLRQTEQEW from the coding sequence GTGAAATTTAGAGGGTTAAAATTTAATATACCGATTAAAAGGAAAAAACCGCCTATATATTCCAGTGGGGAGGATTGGTTAGATTATACCAATTACTTGCCACCGCCCGGCAGGGGATTCGCCGGTAAGAAAAAATCCCGCAGAAAAATCTTTAATAAAGCTGTACTGGCAGGAATTATTCTTCTGGGATTGGTGGCACTCCGAGAGAGTCCCGGGCCTCTGGGGGAAACAGTAAAAAATAATTTACGGTACGTTTTAACAACCGAGTGGAACTATGAACCTGTGGTACAAAGAGTTGTGCAGTTCGGATTACAATTAGCCAATGTGGATACACCACAAATAATCAATACACCTACAGCCCCGGTTTTTGCCCCAAAAACAATGGATGAAGGGCTGCCCTTACCCGTTTCCGGTAAGGTGGTTAATCGTTTTGGTTGGGTTAAAGATGATCTTGACGGTATGGAGCGTTATCATGCAGGGATTGATATAGCAGCTGCCGAAAATGCTCCTGTAATAGCAGTGAAAACCGGTACAGTTAAAAAGATTGGAGAGGATCCTAAACTGGGACCGTATGTTCTTCTTGATCATGGCAATGGTTGTTTGACTATGTATGCTCAACTGCAAAACATCGCAGTAAAGGAAAAAGAGAAGGTGCGGGCAGGGCAAAAAATTGGTGAAGTAGGAACAGTGGGAGACGTGGACGGCAGCGGTTTGCATTTTGAAATCAGGGAAAATGAAAAACTGGTTGACCCTCTGAACAAACTGCGTCAAACGGAGCAGGAATGGTAG